atgtaacaatattttgtaaagtatGTTACGTGCAGTTAACTTGTGTAGTTAACTTGTGTTGTGTTACTTTATTGGCAAAATAAATGTTAGAGTGTAtaggtatgtacatgtatgtaaacaataaaacaatcatacaGACTGtgaacacaataaaataatgagcaGCTTATGTAAATTTGAGCCTTACATTACATTGTTCACAAAGTCTATTAAATTGAGCCTTACATATAttctttttctgtctttttgaaaaactctccctttttagtaaaaaataatGCTAATGCCCCCTTTCTCTGGGCCCAATTCcccaaatgaaaacaaaacaaactgtcTCATAGTTTGCATTTTCTTCTATTGGTGAGCTGTAACAACTCCCTCAGGAACAGATAGTTAGGAGAATGTGTGATAAGTCTTCCTACTCACCCTGTATGTGTTGAGGAGCTGTTCTCCTAACAACTCTCTCAGGAACAGACAGTTAGGAGAATGTCTGATGTGTTCAAACAATGGCTCGTCCCCATCACTCCAGTCCTTCAGACCAATACCACAATGATAACATCGAACAAGGTCTTGTTGACCTGAAAACACAGATTATAGAGAGTTTCATTCATTTGATAGTGTGGATAATATCTCAATATATccaaaaaatacatcaaaaatgaaaataaaagtacCATTTCTTCTTGAAAACATTAAGATAAAGTTACTCCCACCTAAGTCATCGCATAATCGCTTAATCAAATGCTGaagaaacttttaaaagaaattttaataaagttttttttgttaagttGTATCGATCTCCCCCTTACCCAATTAGGTAAATTATAAAGAGAAAAGATAAAAAGTAACAATTTTGATCAATCATGTATTACTCATCTCGACATTACCTGTATAAAAGAGTCCAAACACGACCATACGTGCCGGTGCCTGATGGGCTGTTGCAGGCCAGGTAGTAAATGACCTCTGCCTTGCTGTCTGGTCCTCGTACTGGGGATGCCTAGGGGTTGTTCTTCCCCCTCCTCCTGCTGTTCCGTGCTGCCCCTGCCCCTGGACCCTCTCCAGAAGGGCCCTCTCCTGGGCGTATGGGAGATTGAGGGTGGGGGTTACAGGGATTGGGGTGTTGGTTGCTGTTGCCGAGTCCCGTTCAGAAAACACAGGCCGTGTTGAGGTGACAATGTCATAGTTTCTTGATTCCCTGTCCTGTATTTCTGACCCCTCTGTGCACTGCTCTGGATATCTAGGCAGTTCTTCAGCCTGCTGTTGTGCTTCTTGCCGTCGTTGAGACAGCCTCCTTCCTTTTCGCTTAATTGGATAAGCAAAAATGTTGGTGTGAAAGAGCATATCCGGAAGTGTGGTTCTTTCACGAAGCAAGACTTTTAGACCATTCCAGTCTTCATCGAATTTATCTTGTTTGGGGCATTCAAACTTTTTTTGGAACTGTGATTTTCCTGATGAACAATGACTTATTATCATTAAGGATAGACATAGTTTGGTAGtattcattttacttttacaaagggaaacatcttttttaaggttttcatcAGCAACATGattttcatcatcatttttcATATAGCCAAGCGAAATGGGATCTCTTTCTTCATCTCTTACTTCTTCTAAAGAATGTCTGCTGTTCTTTCCGCTATTCATGACAGGTGGCAATGCTATTGTGTTTCCAAATCTACGATCTTCTTCTGCAGAGATGCAATCAGCACATTCAATGTTATTGTAACAAAGGCCATTGACACTGTGGTTACAATGTTGTCGAGTTTGTTTTTGATGGGCGCTTGTGCAATCTTTCTTCAACTcgcattttaaacaatattttcttattattgaTTGTCGCCGCATCTTCCCAATGATTGTGTTGATTTCGCTTGTTTcgttatgtacatgtacatgtacttgtacatgATTTTCACCATTTTCTCTGACCACCATAACATCTTCCTTGGAATGAATCTCAGCCAAATCCTTACATTGCTTACTACCAGTAATCTCTTTAATTCTATCAATTGCATTCTGTTTGGGATGCAAATATATTACAAGCAAATtgatttttgcattaaaggtaaGTACAAATGAAGATGATGTTTTTACTGTCCAATGTTTTACAACTTCAGGGAGGTTTATCCCACCTGGTAAATAAGTGATTAAACATATGGTGTCTTTCATTTTGAGGTAGTCTATGTTGTTGTCTTTCATGTTGATGTAGTCCATCTTCTATcttattttttacctttttagCTTTTAGATATCCATACTTGTTTAATGTCAAACGCATATATTCCAGTAATGTTGTTACATCCTTTTTGCTATTAACAcctggaaaaaaacaacatggaaaTCAAACAAGACATTTTACTActggtattttttttcttctctgtTTTTGGTGAAAACTGAAAACAGAAGAAATTGTTGACATGATCGGTACACATAACAAAGAAATTTGCGCATTATGAAATGGAAAATGCACCTATTACATATATTGATCAGTACTCATTACataattgcataataattaCTAATAATTACATTAATAACTATAAGAAGTGCAGTCAAAAAGTGTACAGACTGCCTTTGTACTGTTCTCAATTTTTggattagaaaaaaaatgcatcgataaaacaaaaactatgtTCTTAAGTCAGGACTGTACATATTATATGTATAGTTATGTTCATTTGCTATGtaaaaattgattgttttattttaaaaagtgatatatgatatataattttta
The DNA window shown above is from Mya arenaria isolate MELC-2E11 chromosome 6, ASM2691426v1 and carries:
- the LOC128238227 gene encoding uncharacterized protein LOC128238227 produces the protein MDYINMKDNNIDYLKMKDTICLITYLPGGINLPEVVKHWTVKTSSSFVLTFNAKINLLVIYLHPKQNAIDRIKEITGSKQCKDLAEIHSKEDVMVVRENGENHVQVHVHVHNETSEINTIIGKMRRQSIIRKYCLKCELKKDCTSAHQKQTRQHCNHSVNGLCYNNIECADCISAEEDRRFGNTIALPPVMNSGKNSRHSLEEVRDEERDPISLGYMKNDDENHVADENLKKDVSLCKSKMNTTKLCLSLMIISHCSSGKSQFQKKFECPKQDKFDEDWNGLKVLLRERTTLPDMLFHTNIFAYPIKRKGRRLSQRRQEAQQQAEELPRYPEQCTEGSEIQDRESRNYDIVTSTRPVFSERDSATATNTPIPVTPTLNLPYAQERALLERVQGQGQHGTAGGGGRTTPRHPQYEDQTARQRSFTTWPATAHQAPARMVVFGLFYTGQQDLVRCYHCGIGLKDWSDGDEPLFEHIRHSPNCLFLRELLGEQLLNTYRENLAEAQRTNETVRSQESVPRPAQQPTRRVRHPGMTMMAQRLGTFNEWPQSTGQLPQSLAEAGLFFTGINDLCRCFTCDGGLQRWDRDDDPWLEHTRWFPHCSYVREMKGQEYIDMVQVAAQRAQLEEEESVVVRGLTNLDFQNTDLMESDAAKAVLEMGYSRAAVRLAIHEFNGRNPSQRTLRFTADELVQILAGRQERGEPIPDDDTDPEEQGASAGAAQNLPTDPMEENKRLKGILKCIMCKENDCNILLLPCTHHRLCEPCAESVTNCPACGRRVEERVKTYMA